In the genome of Deltaproteobacteria bacterium CG2_30_66_27, one region contains:
- a CDS encoding AsnC family transcriptional regulator — protein sequence MIRSDTIQITPEILTLIARIDEFKGAWRALGTLAPDRLSALRRVATIESIGSSTRIEGGKLSDREVERLLSHLQIKTFTTRDEQEVAGYAEVMELVFTSWQDIALTENHIKQLHRNLLACSEKDAWHRGNYKTAPNSVVAFDGNGAQIGVVFQTATPFDTPRLMTELVAWMQEGHTVGRPHPLLIIALWVAGFLEIHPFQDGNGRLSRVLTTLLLLQAGYAYVPYSSLESVIEQNKEAFYLALRQTQGTIRTDAPDWQPWVVFFLRSLAEQVRRLEKKVEREKLVLASLPELSLQIVEFAREHGRVTIGEAIKLTGASRNTLKQHFRALVERGTLNRHGGGRGVWYELR from the coding sequence ATGATCCGATCCGACACCATCCAAATCACCCCGGAGATCTTGACGCTGATCGCCAGGATCGACGAGTTCAAAGGAGCGTGGCGCGCCTTGGGCACGCTCGCGCCCGATCGGCTGTCGGCCCTGCGCCGCGTCGCAACCATAGAAAGCATCGGTTCGTCCACACGGATCGAGGGCGGCAAACTGTCCGACCGCGAGGTCGAGCGCCTGTTGTCCCATCTTCAAATCAAGACCTTCACCACCCGCGATGAGCAGGAGGTGGCCGGTTATGCGGAAGTGATGGAGTTGGTGTTTACGTCCTGGCAAGACATCGCGTTGACCGAAAACCACATCAAGCAGTTGCATCGGAACCTGCTCGCCTGCAGCGAGAAGGATGCCTGGCATCGCGGCAACTACAAGACCGCGCCCAACAGCGTCGTCGCCTTCGATGGGAACGGCGCACAGATCGGCGTCGTATTTCAGACAGCCACGCCTTTCGACACGCCTCGCCTGATGACGGAACTGGTGGCCTGGATGCAGGAGGGACACACGGTTGGACGCCCGCATCCTTTGTTGATCATCGCCCTGTGGGTAGCGGGTTTTCTGGAGATTCATCCCTTCCAGGACGGCAACGGCCGACTCTCACGGGTGCTGACCACGCTACTGCTCTTGCAGGCGGGCTATGCCTATGTGCCATACAGTTCCCTGGAAAGCGTCATCGAACAGAACAAGGAAGCCTTCTACCTGGCGCTGCGACAAACCCAGGGAACGATTCGCACCGATGCGCCCGACTGGCAACCGTGGGTGGTGTTCTTTCTGCGGTCGCTGGCCGAACAGGTCAGGCGGCTGGAGAAGAAGGTCGAACGCGAAAAACTGGTGTTGGCTTCCTTGCCCGAGCTTTCGCTTCAAATCGTCGAATTTGCCCGCGAGCACGGTCGCGTCACCATCGGTGAGGCCATCAAACTGACCGGCGCAAGCCGCAATACGCTCAAGCAGCATTTTCGTGCGCTGGTCGAACGCGGAACCCTGAACCGGCATGGCGGTGGACGTGGTGTCTGGTACGAACTTCGCTGA